The Cloacibacillus sp. DNA window GAAACCGGCCTCCGGCTCTATTTCGATAAACGGCGAAAAAATGCTCGGGCCGACGACGGATAGAACCATCGTCTTTCAAGACTATTCATTATTTCCATGGATGACGGTACGTAAAAATGTTATTTTCGGAATAAAACACTCTCAGAGTATGCGTAAAAAAGAGGCGGCGGAGCTGGCGGATAAGTATCTTGATCAGGTGGGGTTATTTGAAGAAAAGGATAAATACCCGCATCAGCTCTCCGGCGGGATGCGCCAGCGTACAGCCATCGCCCGTTCGCTTGCGATGGACTCCCCCATCTGGCTCTTTGACGAACCGTTCAGCGCGCTAGACCCGCAAATGCGTAAATCGCTGCAAAAACTTGTAGTGGACGTTGCAAAAAAAGAAGCCCTCCGCACAGTTCTCTTTGTGACGCACAATGTGGATGAGGCTGTGACGCTGGGCGAAAGGATACTATTTATGACTGGAGGCGCCATCTATGAAGATATTCGCGTCTCGCTGCCCTACCCAAGAGAAAAAGAGGATATGGCGTTAACCCCGGAATATTTTACGATTACAAACAGGCTGGCGAAGCTTTTCTACGAAACGCGCGGCAGACAGGGGGAGCAGAAAATATGAAACGCTCTGTTTTCATCACACAGTTTTTTTGCGCGGCGCTTACGGCGCTTCTGCTCTTCAATCACGGAGCGTCGCTTGCGGATATCAGAATTTTCCTTGCCGCCGCCGTTCTCATAGAAGCCGTCTACATTGTCCAATTATTAAGAAATCCGGCCAAATCAACGGCTTTTTCGGCGATCACCTCTTTGGTGATAATACTTCTTATTACATGGGAAGCCGCGGCCGTCAATCTCAAAATAGCAAATCCTATTTTGCTGCCGCCGCCCGGCGACGTCTTTCAGGTATTTGAAGACTGCAGGGCTCTTATGCTGAGAGGCATTTTTTCCTCGCTGGCCCTGCTTGGTTTCAGCATCTCCATCGCGCTGACCTCAAGCGTCATCTTGGGACTTGTGGTGAGCAGGTTCCAGTTTCTCAGGGACATGATCCTCCCCATTGCCAAGGTGCTGAGCCCTATACCGCCCATAATCTACAGCCCTTACGCCGTTGCTGTGATGCCAACATTCCGCAGCGCGGCGGCGCTCATAATAATACTAGGCATATTCTGGCCCACGCTCATGGGGATAATAAACAGGGCTTCGTCAATAGACAGACATATCACCGACTCGGCGCTCGCCATGGGACTATCCCATTCGGAGATGATCTTTTGCGTGATACTTCCATACATATTGCCAGGCATCATCTCAGGGCTGCACATAACATTGTCGACATCCTTCCTTCTGCTCACCATGGCGGAAATGACGGGAGCGGCAAGCGGCCTCGGCTACTTCATAAAAAATTACTCGGACTACGCCAACTATACGAACGTCATTGCGGGCATAATTCTAATCGGTATCGTTGTAAGCCTCCTGAATCTGCTCTTGAGCTCCGCCGAAAAAAAATTCATTCGCTGGAAAGAATAAAAATAACGTCACCGCCGATAGCTGGAAAACCAGCGGAAAAACTTTGCCATGCGCTTTCGTTTTTCCGCTGTTTTTTATTTTTGGCCGCCTGCCAGGGTGAGTGCGGCTTTTTTTAGGACATCCACCGCGATGGGCATCGAGGCTTCGTCTATGTCAAACAGAGCGTTGTGATGACCGGCTGGGTTTGAGGAGCCTACGCCAATATAGGTGGCCTGGCCGCCGCGTTCGCGCACGCGGTTTATCAGCCAGCAGGCGTCGTCGCTTCCGCCGCTTGTGCGTTCATCGTTTACAGCGGTTACGCCCTCTGTATCACGCGCGGCCTCCGCTATCAGCCGCGCAAGCTCCGGGGTGCATTCGGCGCACGGCGCCTCGCCCATTTTTTCCACGGAATATTCGCAGCCGTACATGGCGACAGCTCCGCAAAGCACCTGCTGCGCGCGGCCCCACATATAATCGGCTATCTCTTTTGTTTCACCGCGCGTCTCCACCTTCATATAGGCGGAGGGAGGAATGACGTTGCGGCCTTCGCCTGCGTTGAGCACTCCCACGTTGAGCCGCGTACTGCCTTCCGAATGCGGCGCTATGGCGTGCAGAGCAAGAGCGGCTGAGGCTGCGGCAAGCAGAGCGTTTCTGCCAAGCTCCGGTTCGCCGCCAGCGTGGGCGCCGAAGCCCTTGATATGTACGTCAA harbors:
- a CDS encoding ABC transporter ATP-binding protein; the protein is MRQTTSSSVVEARYAIETRGLSFSYNTESPTINDLSLSVRQGEFVCILGHSGCGKSTLLGLLMGLLKPASGSISINGEKMLGPTTDRTIVFQDYSLFPWMTVRKNVIFGIKHSQSMRKKEAAELADKYLDQVGLFEEKDKYPHQLSGGMRQRTAIARSLAMDSPIWLFDEPFSALDPQMRKSLQKLVVDVAKKEALRTVLFVTHNVDEAVTLGERILFMTGGAIYEDIRVSLPYPREKEDMALTPEYFTITNRLAKLFYETRGRQGEQKI
- a CDS encoding ABC transporter permease subunit; this encodes MKRSVFITQFFCAALTALLLFNHGASLADIRIFLAAAVLIEAVYIVQLLRNPAKSTAFSAITSLVIILLITWEAAAVNLKIANPILLPPPGDVFQVFEDCRALMLRGIFSSLALLGFSISIALTSSVILGLVVSRFQFLRDMILPIAKVLSPIPPIIYSPYAVAVMPTFRSAAALIIILGIFWPTLMGIINRASSIDRHITDSALAMGLSHSEMIFCVILPYILPGIISGLHITLSTSFLLLTMAEMTGAASGLGYFIKNYSDYANYTNVIAGIILIGIVVSLLNLLLSSAEKKFIRWKE